One Dromiciops gliroides isolate mDroGli1 chromosome 3, mDroGli1.pri, whole genome shotgun sequence DNA segment encodes these proteins:
- the LOC122751961 gene encoding UPF0688 protein C1orf174-like — translation MRSRKLADGVRSSARLRSKNYPATRAASAQEVDVSKSTKTVCLASSHKATERRTSKTLKYEKDGFIKSELQELTTKKEKTSLPKTSETSHENEPLECAEHKALPPSNEANTSRICEQQIERNENGLSHHSHSRDVANSCLTKTENDLALPKYKENLIEEDVCKRSAVLLGEAGSEAADPERTPSHIDSSIFLDEDSNQPMPVNRFFGNVELMQDLPPVSPPCPSMSRREFRKMHFRAKDDDDDDAEM, via the coding sequence ATGAGGAGCCGGAAGCTTGCAGACGGGGTGCGCTCTTCAGCACGCCTAAGGAGCAAAAACTACCCAGCCACCAGAGCTGCCTCGGCCCAGGAAGTTGATGTTTCCAAATCTACAAAAACAGTGTGTTTGGCTTCATCACACAAAGCAACTGAGAGACGTACTTCCAAGACACTCAAGTATGAAAAAGATGGTTTCATCAAGTCAGAATTACAAGAACTaacaaccaaaaaggaaaaaacttctTTGCCAAAAACATCTGAAACCTCCCATGAGAATGAGCCTTTGGAGTGTGCTGAGCACAAAGCATTGCCTCCAAGTAATGAAGCTAATACTTCCAGAATTTGTGAGCAGCAAATAGAGAGGAATGAGAATGGTCTTTCTCATCACAGTCACTCCAGAGACGTGGCTAACAGTTGCTTAacaaagactgaaaatgacttggCCCTccccaaatataaagaaaatctgATAGAGGAAGATGTATGTAAGCGTAGTGCCGTGCTGCTCGGGGAGGCCGGCTCAGAGGCAGCAGATCCTGAGAGGACACCATCCCACATAGACAGTAGCATCTTTTTAGACGAAGATAGCAATCAGCCAATGCCAGTGAATCGATTCTTTGGAAATGTCGAGCTCATGCAAGACCTTCCGCCAGTTTCTCCACCTTGTCCTTCGATGAGCAGACGGGAATTCAGAAAAATGCACTTCAGAGCcaaagatgatgatgacgatgatgcagagatgtag